Proteins found in one Misgurnus anguillicaudatus chromosome 3, ASM2758022v2, whole genome shotgun sequence genomic segment:
- the slc25a10b gene encoding mitochondrial dicarboxylate carrier, whose protein sequence is MTEKRMSRWYFGGLASCGAACCTHPLDLVKVHLQTQQEVKMRMVGMAMHVVKNDGVLALYNGLSASLCRQMSYSLTRFAIYETVRDMMGSSSQGPMPFYQKVLLGAFGGFTGGFIGTPADMVNVRMQNDMKLPAELRRNYKHALDGLYRVWREEGIRRLFSGATMASSRGALVTVGQLACYDQAKQLVLGTGLMGDNILTHFMSSFIAGGCATFLCQPLDVIKTRLMNSKGEYRGVVHCLSETAKLGPLAFYKGLVPAGIRLIPHTILTFVFLEQLRQHFGIRVIS, encoded by the exons ATGACGGAGAAACGAATGTCGCGCTGGTATTTCGGCGGGCTTGCGTCATGCGGAGCCGCGTGCTGCACGCACCCGCTGGACTTGGTCAAG GTGCACCTGCAGACGCAGCAGGAGGTGAAGATGAGGATGGTTGGCATGGCGATGCACGTGGTGAAGAACGATGGCGTGCTGGCGCTCTACAACGGCCTCAGTGCTTCACTCTGCAGACAG atGTCATATTCTCTCACCAGGTTTGCCATTTATGAAACAGTCAGAGACATGATGGGCAGCAGCAGTCAAGGGCCGATGCCTTTCTATCAAAAAGTTTTGCTGGGGGCGTTTGGAG GATTCACAGGTGGTTTCATTGGGACTCCAGCAGACATGGTTAACGTCCG GATGCAGAATGATATGAAACTCCCTGCAGAGCTTAGGAGAAA CTATAAACATGCACTTGATGGACTCTACAGAGTCTGGAGGGAAG AGGGCATCAGGAGGTTGTTCTCAGGAGCCACCATGGCTTCCAGCAGAGGAGCTTTGGTCACAGTTGGACAG CTGGCGTGTTATGACCAGGCCAAGCAGCTGGTGTTGGGCACAGGACTCATGGGAGATAACATACTTACTCACTTCATGTCAAGTTTTATTGCC GGAGGTTGTGCGACGTTTCTCTGTCAACCGCTGGATGTGATCAAGACCAGATTAATGAACTCTAAAGGAGAATACAGA GGTGTCGTGCATTGCCTGTCTGAAACGGCCAAACTCGGACCACTGGCCTTTTACAAG GGTTTAGTTCCGGCCGGGATCCGCTTGATTCCTCACACAATCCTGACGTTTGTGTTCCTGGAGCAGCTGAGGCAACACTTTGGGATCAGAGTGATCAGCTAA
- the LOC129445232 gene encoding uncharacterized protein: protein MKTSRQFCEIQPQYPGDLDSFHLYLIVLDLRIVVVGRSGVGKSATGNTILGNNLFRVNVSFESETIQCETHQKMVEGRNISVTDTPGLFYTSILKNNLESEIQKCVEMSAPGPHVFLLVIRLDVRFTDEEKMTVRWIQENFGKGVLNYAMILFTRGDQLDKPIHDFLKENQKLIDLIAMCKGGYHVFNNKIKNLAQVTELLDRIDRLVQENRGQHYTNEMCQDAQRKITEHQEGKREEEHKKIQRKDDLKGKQDELRKLNDDVRKKEDELRKLDNDKRKRDDELRKLDNDKRKRDDELRKLNDDLRKEEDELRKLKNDLRKKEGELRKLNDDLRKKEDEKNKREREQREREAKLKIIENKLMKKRELQKKWLMYTILRQDDNTGSIKTVAVWTIVAVTILLSANPVLIIPAVIIAIIVYYVQE, encoded by the exons ATGAAGACTAGCAGACAGTTTTGTGAAATACAGCCACAATATCCAG GCGACCTTGATTCTTTTCAtctttatttaattgttttagATCTGAGGATTGTGGTTGTGGGTCGATCTGGAGTTGGAAAAAGTGCCACAGGAAACACAATTCTGGGAAACAACCTGTTCAGAGTAAATGTTTCATTTGAATCTGAGACCATACAGTGTGAAACACATCAGAAGATGGTTGAGGGTAGAAACATCTCAGTGACTGACACTCCAGGACTCTTTTATACATCAATCTTAAAGAACAACCTGGAGTCTGAAATACAGAAGTGTGTAGAGATGTCTGCTCCTGGTCCTCATGTGTTTCTGCTGGTCATCAGACTGGATGTGAGATTCACAGATGAGGAGAAGATGACCGTGAGATGGATTCAAGAGAACTTTGGAAAAGGTGTTCTGAACTATGCTATGATTCTGTTCACTAGAGGAGATCAGTTAGACAAACCAATACATGATTTTCTGAAAGAAAACCAAAAACTGATAGATCTAATAGCTATGTGTAAAGGTGGATATCAtgtttttaataacaaaataaaaaatctagcACAGGTTACTGAACTGTTAGACAGAATAGATAGACTGGTGCAGGAGAACAGAGGACAGCATTACACAAATGAGATGTGCCAGGATGCTCAGAGAAAAATTACTGAACACCAGGAGGGAAAGAGAGAAGAGGAACATAAAAAGATACAAAGAAAGGATGATCTAAAAGGAAAACAGGATGAACTAAGAAAGCTAAATGATGATGTGAGAAAGAAAGAGGATGAACTAAGAAAGCTAGATAATgacaagagaaagagagatgatGAACTAAGAAAGCTAGATAATgacaagagaaagagagatgatGAACTAAGAAAGCTAAACGATGACCTGAGAAAGGAAGAGGATGAACTAAGAAAGCTAAAAAATGACCTGAGAAAGAAAGAGGGTGAACTAAGAAAGCTAAACGATGACCTGAGAAAGAAAGAGGATGAAAAGaataagagagaaagagaacagagagagagagaggcaaaACTGAAAATCATAGAGAACAAACTAATGAAAAAAAGAGAGCTACAAAAGAAATGGTTAATGTACACAATTCTTAGACAGGATGACAACACAGGAAGCATCAAGACAGTGGCTGTATGGACAATAGTTGCTGTAACTATACTTCTGTCTGCCAATCCTGTGCTGATAATTCCTGCAGTTATAATAGCTATAattgtatattatgtacaaGAGTAA
- the cldn31 gene encoding claudin-like protein ZF-A89 codes for MASTGLQMLGLVLVIAGWAFEILVCAAPWWRVSAFVGDELVVSQVLWEGLWMTCLSQWGRLQCKVYDSGLALSGSAQMCRTLCVVSLLLCLLALPLIITGLKCTRCLGDAQESKSRLVRIGAILFLVAAFFFLIPISWTAYVVVRDFYDPNVAAALKRELGPALYLGWCVTVLMLVGGAVLYLGSASPGVPPMPAFGKGVKGNPPSTGTESKPDKVFV; via the coding sequence ATGGCAAGCACTGGTCTTCAAATGCTGGGTCTGGTTCTGGTCATAGCAGGGTGGGCGTTTGAGATCCTGGTTTGTGCCGCCCCCTGGTGGCGAGTGTCTGCATTTGTAGGGGATGAGCTTGTGGTGTCGCAGGTGTTGTGGGAGGGGCTATGGATGACCTGCCTATCACAGTGGGGCCGTCTGCAGTGTAAAGTTTACGATTCCGGCCTCGCCCTCTCAGGCTCCGCCCAGATGTGCCGCACCCTCTGCGTGGTGTCCCTCCTTCTCTGCCTGCTAGCGCTCCCGCTAATCATCACCGGCCTGAAGTGTACGCGCTGCCTTGGCGATGCACAAGAGTCTAAGTCTCGGCTGGTGAGAATCGGGGCGATACTTTTCCTTGTGGCTGCTTTCTTCTTCCTTATACCGATCTCTTGGACCGCATATGTGGTGGTACGAGATTTCTATGACCCGAATGTCGCTGCCGCACTCAAACGTGAACTCGGACCTGCCCTTTACCTGGGATGGTGTGTGACCGTGCTGATGCTAGTGGGAGGAGCTGTGCTGTATTTGGGCTCCGCCTCCCCTGGAGTCCCACCCATGCCTGCTTTTGGAAAAGGGGTGAAAGGAAATCCTCCATCCACAGGTACAGAAAGCAAACCAGACAAAGTGTTTGTATAA